A stretch of DNA from Babesia bovis T2Bo chromosome 2, whole genome shotgun sequence:
ATTGTCACTATAGCCAGAAGCTGTATCATATGACACATCCAAGTTATccattggtatatatattaaatgtgtatgaaATTGGTGTCATTATAGAATCATATTGACGGGCATTCCTACTGTATTATGGCACTAATTGTTACTAGACCTTATTTATGGAATCTGTTGCTACATTTATTGATTAATAATATGGATGTGTTAGTGAGATAAATGTTACCATAGAAAATGGATTACACGAATTGCATTGCCGAATGTGCTCTAATGCTCTAAAGGATGCCATGATATTAGGAATTTGCTAGGATATACATCAGAGCTATATTAGTTATGGAGATCAAGAGTATGTAGAAAACTGACTACAATTTGGGAAGAACGGTGAATTAGTTGTCTTGTCCATTTCTAGGATGACAAATTGAATGAGTCGCTACTATACTGTTACAAAATGATAATCAGCTACGTTTCTGCTTTGCCATCGTATATTGCGCGGGTTTGCAACCCTTCCGTTGCAACAAGGCTTAGTAGACTCAGGATGTTAAATGTACCGCATCTTAACAGAGCAGTTAGCCGATGCTTCTCGGGAGATGCGGTGTCACTGGAACATAAAAACGAGGATTCCCCGTTGTACTCGACCATGTCCAGTGCAGCGGTGTTCTCCGATATCGGACGTATGGAGTCTATGACTCCCAGGCAAATGAGCGTGCTTCTAGAAGACGCAGTAACCGCAAAAGTCACAGATACATACTTTTGGGCCAAAGCAGCCGCAATTTGCCTAAAGGCATCAGCGCAGTTCAAGTTTTTTGACGCGCTGACTGTACTAGAGTGTTTTGCCAAAGCTAAGCTAGATGATCGGACACTGGTATCGGAGATGGCCAGCCATCTTACGACACAAGTACACCGCATGGAACCAAGACACCTTATGCAGGCAGTTGATGTGTTCGGTCGCTTTGGAAGGTTCCCAGAGCAACTTTTCATGGAGGTCTTCTACAGCATGATAAAGTACAGTGAGAAGCTCACTGGACCCGAATATGCAGCTGTGTTCAAATGTCTAGCACAGTGGCAAATACGGAACCCACAGCTTATTGCAGCGCTTTCGAGAGGCCTGTGCACTAACATTAGCATACTGAGATATCCTGAACTATGCCAGGTTGCAGCATGTGCACGACAGATGGATATAGCAGACGAGGCCTTCTATCTTGTTCTTGACGAATGGCAGCAGAAGGAGCTGCAGTTGATGACAATACAGGAGCTCATGGACGCTACGAAACAACTAAAATCGcaacaaataaaatatGAACCTTATCACAATGCATTGGTAAACGAGTTTGTTAAGGTAGGATAATGTAGCACTTCTCAGAATCTGTAGCAAACCAAGGAGCTAAATGGAACAGCAGGAGTTAACCAATTGGCAGACCCGTTCGACTGCCTCAATCAATTACGTCTAATGGACGCAGTGTCAAAGGTTAGCAATTCAGGCCAAGTGAACCGGCTGCGTACTACTGTTGAATGCTATATTCTCACATTCTACAGGAGTTCCTACTGGCACTTACAAAGTGGTGTGAAGATGCAGTACACAATCCACCAACACGGTCACAAAAACGCCCTGAAAGCCATGACCTCGTTAATCTCTACAACATGGCTGTGTAAGTCACGGTGACCATGACGTATATAATCCCAGGGAATACAACATAGACATGGCATATCTGGACAAGGCAATACTCAAATTCGTCACTTCAAAAGGTATCACAGATGTTAAATTAACATATAGCCACAGGCGGTCTCAGATTAAGGTCACCAAAACCCATTGCAACAAGATATAAACCAAACCGGAAATACATATACGCCGTAGATCCAGAggtatatctacattgtTGTGATCTAATATTATCCAGGAACCTGGGAAAATACGACCGCCACTGCATCTGCCAGAAGATTACATAGAAGACGTGCCGGAAGAGGAGGCACAGCGATCAGTAGCCATGAACGCCGAATCGGAGCACATTCACTCAATACTCGACGAATTGGTGTGTAATGCAGTAATAAGTTATATTAACGCTACAGGACCCGCTGCCAAAGGGGGTTGATTTCAAAAAGAAGCACAAGCCATCTACACAAAGTTGTGGCAAGGCGTCATTCCGCCACAAGGCGAAGACTACCAAACATAGAAACATTTCCGTTACACAACAATTCTAAAACGAAAGAATTTACACATAGCAAGTTGCACTGTGTAGTATTTTACAGGTGTCACGATGGACGCCAACGACAACGCTTCTGTGGAAGCGCATAACACAATGCCTTCTGATGCCGAGGTAATGGATATGTAAAGATAGAATATCGAATGTGTTGCTATTGTGCTACAGGAGTGAATCAAGTGGCTGTATTGTATATTAATACCCATTCCATGTTTAATACTGCACAGGTTATCGTACAATTCCGAGATGTGAATGACACAGTACTAGGAGCAACTTTGACAGTACCAGTACACTTGTCTAGAGATAGATTGGAGGAATTACTAAGGACACTGCTGACTAGTGAAGACAACGAGGGCGCAGATAACGAAGATGTTAGGTATACATTCATTTTAGAGAATAGCCAAGAGATCAATAAGACACTTGAAGCCGCTCTCCAAGCTGTGGGCGGGCAAATCTCAGGAGAAGGTGTATGGAATATTAAGTACATTCCACTGTCAATTTATAAAATCAGACCGATCACCAGGTGCTCATCGTCGCTGGAAGGTATGTACAGACATGCTTTACACATACTGTTGTAGGACACAGCGAGTCTGTATTGTGTATGGACTTTAGCGCTGATGGCAAATTGCTTGCAACGGGATCAGGTGATTCCTCCGTTAGGATATGGGACCTACAGACTGGAACACCGATAAAAACACTGAAGGGACATACCAACTGGGTCATGTGCGTACTGTGGTCTCCAGATTGCACGAGGTTGGCATCTGGAGGCATGGATGGCCGGGTTATCATATGGGAACCGGACAGCTTATCATCACATCACATTACACTCTCGGGTCATACCAAAGGCGTAACCACGTTAGCATGGCAGCCGTTGCATCACATAGACCTCCAGGTGCGCGCATATCCGCTATTAGCTAGTGGAAGCATGGATTCTAGCATTAAAATATGGGATGTTAAAGTGGCACAGTGCCTACGTACGCTTAGTGGGCATACTCGAGGTATATCGCAAGTTTTATGGTCAGGAGAAAAGTCCAATTGGTTGTTCAGTGCTTCCAGAGATACGTTGATTAAGGTATGGGATACCG
This window harbors:
- a CDS encoding WD domain G-beta repeat family protein is translated as MDANDNASVEAHNTMPSDAEVIVQFRDVNDTVLGATLTVPVHLSRDRLEELLRTLLTSEDNEGADNEDVRYTFILENSQEINKTLEAALQAVGGQISGEGVWNIKYIPLSIYKIRPITRCSSSLEGHSESVLCMDFSADGKLLATGSGDSSVRIWDLQTGTPIKTLKGHTNWVMCVLWSPDCTRLASGGMDGRVIIWEPDSLSSHHITLSGHTKGVTTLAWQPLHHIDLQVRAYPLLASGSMDSSIKIWDVKVAQCLRTLSGHTRGISQVLWSGEKSNWLFSASRDTLIKVWDTDKGGLVKDLKGHGHWINTLTSNTYRTIKSGPFTAMNFERGRTHFENLREMIEESRVVYNKFIKESGQERLLSGSDDNTMFIWLPHQQSRKPLHRLTGHQQLINHVAFSADGRLFASASFDRTVRIWCGITGRYLRTLRGHIGRVYRIAWSCCGSLLISCSSDTTLKLWDAETGKLKFDLPGHADEVYTLDWSNCGRTVASGGKDRIVKLWCH